From Domibacillus sp. DTU_2020_1001157_1_SI_ALB_TIR_016, a single genomic window includes:
- a CDS encoding NCS2 family permease — MNGGIFKLREHGTTFAKEWSAGVTGFLTVIYIIAVNGLILSEAGMPFEAAAAATIVSAAVGCLIMALWANAPIIIVPGMGINAMFTYTFVQEMGMTWQQALGVTVTSGLLFAVVTFTPLAAKLNSVVPASLKEAITIGLGLFLIVIGVEKAGFSWAALLTLLLAVILYWRKVPGTFIWVIAAGTGIAWLFGSLPEASGSVGIKSYGEVWGAWAIQGLSPFVFIPAVFSLTMVLLFENIGLVHGHLNLARQPEKFKRAIQANAASVVASGLAGSSANVSAVESAAPIASGGRTGLVPLTAGLLFPLAFIAAPYLNMVPGSAVAPILIIIGTLMTMNIRRLPVSDWTEWIPALAIIAIIPLTSSIADGIAAGFILYPILKVTRGRFREVPVSMYIIAVLFLMNTIVH; from the coding sequence ATGAATGGAGGAATTTTTAAGCTTCGCGAGCACGGAACAACCTTCGCGAAGGAATGGTCTGCGGGTGTAACGGGTTTTTTAACCGTTATTTACATTATCGCAGTGAATGGGCTCATTTTATCTGAAGCGGGCATGCCATTTGAAGCTGCTGCTGCCGCAACAATCGTGTCAGCGGCTGTAGGATGCTTGATTATGGCGCTCTGGGCAAATGCCCCGATCATTATCGTGCCGGGCATGGGGATCAATGCCATGTTCACATATACGTTTGTCCAGGAGATGGGCATGACATGGCAGCAGGCACTTGGCGTTACTGTTACATCGGGTCTTTTATTTGCCGTCGTGACATTTACGCCGCTTGCCGCCAAGTTAAACAGCGTGGTGCCCGCATCTTTAAAAGAAGCAATTACGATTGGCCTCGGTTTATTTCTGATTGTGATCGGCGTCGAGAAAGCCGGATTTTCCTGGGCGGCTCTTCTGACGCTTCTTTTAGCGGTGATTCTTTATTGGCGCAAGGTGCCGGGAACGTTCATCTGGGTGATTGCAGCCGGAACCGGCATTGCCTGGCTGTTCGGCAGTCTCCCGGAGGCATCGGGCAGTGTTGGGATCAAAAGCTATGGGGAAGTATGGGGTGCCTGGGCGATTCAAGGTCTGTCCCCGTTTGTTTTTATACCAGCGGTTTTTTCGTTGACGATGGTGCTGCTGTTTGAAAACATCGGGCTTGTGCACGGGCATTTGAATTTGGCCCGGCAGCCGGAAAAATTCAAGCGTGCCATCCAGGCAAATGCTGCTTCTGTTGTGGCAAGCGGGCTGGCCGGATCAAGCGCGAATGTATCAGCTGTGGAAAGCGCAGCGCCTATTGCATCCGGCGGGCGGACAGGTTTAGTGCCGCTGACGGCTGGACTGCTGTTTCCGCTCGCTTTTATCGCAGCGCCATACTTAAATATGGTACCGGGTTCTGCGGTTGCCCCGATTTTGATCATTATCGGTACGCTGATGACGATGAACATCCGCCGCCTGCCCGTTTCAGACTGGACTGAATGGATTCCAGCCCTGGCGATTATCGCCATCATACCGCTTACCTCAAGCATTGCAGATGGTATTGCGGCTGGCTTCATTTTGTATCCGATTTTAAAAGTGACCCGCGGGCGATTCCGCGAAGTGCCTGTTTCGATGTATATTATCGCGGTGCTTTTCCTAATGAATACAATTGTTCACTAA
- the adhP gene encoding alcohol dehydrogenase AdhP: protein MKAAVVNEFKQQLEVKDVPKPSPKRKEVLVKIEACGVCHTDLHAAHGDWPVKPKLPLIPGHEGVGIIEEIGEGVTSLRTGDRVGIPWLFSACGECEYCLQGQETLCPHQENGGYSVDGGYAEYCVAPADYVAKIPDGLDPVEVAPILCAGVTTYKALKVSGAKPGDWVAIYGIGGLGHIALQYAKAMGFNVIAVDIADEKLELAQSLGADEVVNGMNEDPADAIQEKVGGVQAAISVAVTKKAFEQAYRSVKRGGTLVVVGLPNDELPIPIFNTVLNGVSVKGSIVGTRLDMKEALEFAARGKVKAQVETAPLDEINTVFDKMTQGKINGRIVLTL from the coding sequence ATGAAAGCAGCCGTCGTAAATGAATTTAAGCAGCAGCTCGAAGTAAAAGACGTACCCAAGCCCTCGCCAAAACGCAAAGAGGTGCTGGTTAAAATTGAAGCGTGCGGTGTATGTCATACCGACCTCCACGCAGCCCATGGTGACTGGCCGGTCAAGCCAAAGCTGCCGCTTATTCCAGGCCATGAAGGTGTAGGAATTATCGAAGAAATTGGTGAAGGGGTCACCTCTTTAAGGACAGGAGACCGGGTCGGTATCCCCTGGCTGTTTTCCGCATGCGGCGAATGTGAGTACTGCCTGCAGGGACAAGAAACGCTTTGCCCTCATCAGGAAAATGGCGGCTATTCAGTTGATGGCGGCTATGCTGAATATTGTGTCGCACCAGCTGATTATGTAGCGAAAATTCCAGATGGCCTCGATCCAGTTGAAGTAGCTCCTATCTTGTGTGCGGGCGTAACAACATACAAAGCATTAAAAGTATCAGGAGCAAAGCCAGGCGACTGGGTTGCGATTTACGGAATTGGCGGCCTCGGCCATATTGCGCTTCAATATGCGAAAGCAATGGGCTTTAACGTCATAGCCGTCGATATTGCAGATGAAAAGCTGGAACTCGCCCAAAGTTTAGGAGCGGATGAAGTAGTAAACGGTATGAACGAAGATCCTGCCGATGCCATACAGGAGAAAGTGGGCGGTGTACAGGCGGCCATCAGTGTAGCGGTGACGAAAAAAGCGTTTGAGCAGGCATACCGTTCTGTTAAACGCGGAGGCACACTTGTTGTCGTCGGCCTTCCAAATGATGAATTGCCAATTCCTATTTTCAATACCGTTTTAAACGGCGTATCTGTAAAAGGCTCCATTGTCGGAACACGACTCGATATGAAAGAAGCGCTGGAGTTTGCGGCACGCGGTAAAGTAAAAGCGCAGGTGGAAACAGCGCCGCTTGATGAGATTAACACCGTATTCGATAAAATGACACAAGGAAAAATTAACGGTCGCATTGTGCTGACTTTGTAA
- a CDS encoding phosphatase PAP2 family protein, translated as MQQKNSRAYAYYGSLVLFLVLFTWGFFEVVEALQTNEVAAFDTKIINEVQSWINEGRTARMIFFTNLGSVLFFSVATGVISLFLVIRRRYGWALFFVLVNGLGGAFNHFLKELFQRQRPDILPLIEQGGYSFPSGHSMGSFIFYGALSFMLFRLVHGKWKKTVSALVAGSMIFLIGLSRIYLGVHYPSDVAAGFSIGAAWLFFWIMLFHFTEYRLARRLSPR; from the coding sequence TTGCAGCAAAAAAACTCGCGCGCCTACGCTTATTACGGCTCACTTGTGCTGTTTCTCGTCCTGTTTACGTGGGGATTTTTCGAAGTGGTCGAAGCCCTTCAAACGAATGAAGTGGCGGCGTTTGACACGAAAATCATTAACGAGGTACAGTCATGGATCAACGAAGGCCGGACAGCGCGGATGATCTTTTTCACCAATCTTGGTTCCGTCCTATTTTTCAGTGTGGCAACCGGGGTTATTTCTCTTTTTCTCGTGATCCGCAGACGGTATGGATGGGCGCTGTTTTTTGTACTGGTAAATGGCCTTGGCGGCGCGTTTAATCATTTTTTAAAAGAGCTGTTTCAGCGTCAGCGGCCGGATATTCTGCCGTTAATTGAACAGGGCGGCTACAGCTTTCCAAGCGGTCATTCTATGGGATCTTTTATTTTTTACGGGGCGCTTTCTTTTATGCTGTTCCGGCTTGTACATGGAAAGTGGAAAAAAACCGTATCGGCGCTTGTGGCAGGCTCTATGATTTTTTTAATCGGCTTATCGCGCATTTATCTCGGTGTTCATTATCCAAGTGACGTAGCGGCCGGCTTCTCCATAGGTGCTGCCTGGCTGTTTTTTTGGATTATGCTGTTTCATTTTACTGAATATCGACTGGCCCGCCGGCTTTCTCCTCGTTGA
- the ribE gene encoding 6,7-dimethyl-8-ribityllumazine synthase has protein sequence MGKTFEGHLIGAGLKVGIVAGRFNEFITSKLIAGAEDGFIRHGVDADNIDIAWVPGAFELPLVAKKMAESGKYDAVITLGAVIRGATAHFDYVCNEAAKGTAQAGMQTGVPVIFGLLTTDTIEQAIERAGTKAGNKGWDSAMSAIEMANLLRSFDA, from the coding sequence ATGGGAAAAACATTTGAAGGACATTTAATTGGAGCAGGATTGAAAGTAGGCATCGTTGCCGGCCGTTTTAATGAATTTATTACAAGCAAACTTATCGCAGGAGCAGAAGATGGATTTATCCGCCATGGCGTAGACGCAGACAACATTGATATCGCCTGGGTGCCGGGGGCATTTGAATTGCCGCTCGTTGCAAAAAAAATGGCGGAAAGCGGAAAATATGACGCTGTGATTACACTTGGTGCTGTTATTCGCGGAGCCACTGCTCACTTTGATTATGTCTGCAATGAAGCAGCAAAAGGAACTGCCCAGGCTGGCATGCAAACGGGAGTACCTGTCATCTTTGGACTTTTAACAACAGATACGATTGAGCAGGCGATTGAACGCGCTGGGACAAAAGCAGGCAATAAAGGCTGGGATTCAGCGATGTCTGCTATTGAAATGGCGAACTTGCTCCGCTCATTTGACGCGTGA
- the dapF gene encoding diaminopimelate epimerase, whose translation MEISYIKGHGSGNDFILIDEWTNAYTFTEENRRDLALALCDREKGIGADGIVFVMESAHADAKMRIFNSDGSEASMCGNGLRLHGRYVLDKLGENEIIVETNKADLYVKRDGDIYEGVPAYRVQISPVLFNLADLPMTIGKERLFDEMVPELSDSIRFSALAVPNPHLIVVADRELIASDEQKRISEMLNGKNDITPDGVNVSFVYPIQKGALYVRTFERGVGFTNACGTAMSASTLTTCQLGLNDMEAPIDVYNNGGKVRCEVHVHEDGQYSIDLIGNGTYMFGGTISIDLDTPAHFTVHNQEAFAEQNAYEQLREEVEAYLASTVF comes from the coding sequence TTGGAGATTTCGTATATTAAAGGCCATGGGTCGGGAAATGATTTTATTTTGATCGATGAGTGGACGAATGCATATACATTTACAGAAGAGAACCGCCGCGATCTCGCTTTAGCGCTTTGCGACCGGGAAAAGGGCATTGGAGCTGACGGAATTGTATTTGTAATGGAAAGCGCGCATGCCGATGCGAAAATGCGTATTTTTAACAGTGACGGTTCGGAAGCGTCCATGTGCGGCAACGGGCTGCGTTTGCATGGACGGTACGTGCTGGATAAACTTGGGGAAAATGAGATTATCGTTGAGACAAACAAAGCCGATCTTTATGTGAAGCGAGACGGCGATATTTATGAAGGCGTGCCGGCATACCGTGTTCAAATTTCACCGGTCCTGTTTAATCTTGCGGATCTGCCAATGACGATCGGAAAAGAACGTTTGTTTGATGAAATGGTGCCTGAACTGTCTGATTCGATCCGGTTCTCTGCGCTCGCCGTACCGAACCCTCATTTAATTGTTGTGGCAGACCGGGAGCTTATTGCTTCAGATGAGCAAAAACGGATTTCAGAAATGCTGAACGGGAAAAACGACATTACGCCAGATGGTGTAAACGTCAGCTTTGTGTATCCAATCCAAAAAGGAGCGCTGTATGTGCGGACGTTTGAGCGCGGCGTTGGCTTCACCAATGCATGCGGTACAGCGATGTCCGCTTCTACGCTGACCACATGCCAGCTCGGTTTAAACGACATGGAAGCGCCTATTGATGTATACAACAATGGGGGGAAAGTCCGCTGCGAAGTGCATGTGCATGAAGACGGACAATATTCTATTGATTTAATCGGAAACGGAACGTATATGTTCGGGGGTACAATCAGCATTGATCTTGATACGCCGGCTCATTTTACCGTTCATAACCAGGAGGCGTTTGCTGAACAAAACGCCTATGAGCAATTGCGCGAGGAAGTAGAAGCGTATCTGGCTTCAACCGTTTTTTAA